The Candidatus Poribacteria bacterium genome contains the following window.
TTTTCCCCCCGATGTCCGTGAAGTTTACCTCGGTGACAGTGGGATTTTAAAGGGGGCGAAACCCGGAAGTATCATCGTTGATATGACCACGACGGAACCCTCTCTCGCGCAGGAGATTGACGCCGCCGCGCAGGCACAGGACGTTTCATCCATCGATGCCCCTGTTTCAGGCGGAGATGTCGGTGCGCGAGAGGCGCGTCTCTCTATCATGGTCGGCGGCGATGAGGGTGCTGTGCAAGCCGTTATGCCCCTCTTCGAGGCGATGGGGGGAAATATCGTCCATCAAGGCGGCGCAGGGGCTGGACAACACACCAAAATGTGCAATCAGATCACGATTTCGGGGACAATGATCGGGGTCTGCGAAGGATTAATCTACGGCTACAGAGCTGGATTGGATCTGGAGACGATGCTGTCCTCGATTAGTGGCGGTGCAGCGGCGTGTTGGTCGCTGGACAATTTAGCCCCACGGGTTCTTCA
Protein-coding sequences here:
- a CDS encoding NAD(P)-dependent oxidoreductase, encoding METTTLKIEPATTKLGWIGTGVMGRWMCQHLMDLGYGMTVYNRTKSKADPLLEAGAAWADSPSDVAAASDIIFTIVGFPPDVREVYLGDSGILKGAKPGSIIVDMTTTEPSLAQEIDAAAQAQDVSSIDAPVSGGDVGAREARLSIMVGGDEGAVQAVMPLFEAMGGNIVHQGGAGAGQHTKMCNQITISGTMIGVCEGLIYGYRAGLDLETMLSSISGGAAACWSLDNLAPRVLQRNFDPGFFVEHFIKDMSIALDEARKMNLSLPGLALVHQLYTAVQAQGHGRLGTQALMLALEQMSGVEVN